GATCAATGTCGCGCGTTGACCCATTGGAGGTGGCCTGAGGCAGTGGCGAGGTGGGCGTAGAGTCCTCCTCTTCGTCGCCGTCAAAAGAGACGTCCTGGCTGCTGTCCAGCTCATCGGCCATGACGCCACTGAGGCAAGTGCTCACAGCCTTCTGATAGCCAGATACCACAAAGTCCACCTTATAGTTTTTCCTGTAAAGAAGGTATATATTATAAATTCAACCGATTGGAGTCGGAGAGATTTACGTACACATTGGGACAGCGATTGAGCAGCATTTGCATGTCATGCTCGAGCGGATACTGTCGCTGGTAGTCCACCACAAACGTCTGGGCGGAGAGGCACTCCTGCAGCAGCTCCACCAACTGCTGGCCGCGTCCGCCTTGCAGCTGTGAGCTGATGACATCACGAACCACGCCAAGGAATTGTTGGCGGGTCTCGTTCAGCCAGCGCAGGGAATTTGCCTGGGGATTCACCATATAGATGTTCTTGTACAGCATGGGAACAGTCAGATCGTAGAAATTGGCAATACTACGAATAAGAAAGAGACGAATGATACAGAGAACACACAGGAAGAAAGAGGGAGATGGAATGTTTGGCACCTTTGCACCAGGCGAAGCTCTTCGATGGTCTCCACCAGCTCTGGACGTAGCTGCAGCAAGAGTCGCAGCGTATAGGCACAATCTAAGGCAAACAGCACCACATCATCGTAGGGCGTCTCCAGATCACCATCAATCGGCACTCCACCGCCTGCGCCCTCGCAGCCTTCGTTTTCCACTTGAATCTGCATGCTGAGAAAGGCACTTTCATAGAAGGCCACTGCCTCCTTCAGGTCCTTCTTGTACTCCGGCTGAATACACAGAACGCTGTCAAAGATTTGACTCAGCAGGGCCACATTTCGGGGCTCGGAGTCGCCCACGGCAATGGCCAGATCGAACAGAAGCGGCACAGAGATCAGATAGTTGCTATATAGGAGGCTACTGTGCTGCTGAGGGGTAATCCATTCGGAGGCCGATTCTTTTGCGGTGCAGAGACGCATCACCAGACGCACAACGAGTCTAAGGAGCTGCGCATACAGTTGATTGGCCTGAGCTATCTCCTTATCCTGTGCGGAATTATCACTGACATCGGGTTGTCTATAGTATGGATTGGCTCGTTGCAGGAATGTCACAATGGCAGCCATGGCCGACTCCTCGTACACCATATACGACCAGAATCTGTGCAGAGACAGCAGGAATATTTTCTTAGCTATGGTATGGATGTAAAGTGACGTTGAAATTCGAATTCTCACTCATGCTGGCTCAAGCCAAGCAGAAACTCCAAATCCTGACGGCAATTGTTGGCTGTAAATGTCCATTCCTCCAGGGCCGCTGCGGTCTTGAGCTTGCCATAGGAGCTCATCAGGCAAATGTAGCTACCAAAGGGCTTCTCTCGTCTCACCCAATGCTCATCCTGCAAGACGCCATACACCTTATAAGTAAATATGCAAGGAAATGACATTTTCTCACTCACCAGAGCTGGGACATGCCTCTTGACGCCATCCTGGCCAGAGAGGGCGAACTTAAGATCCCCGAGTGGCAGTTTATGTGGATTgcaattgttgttgctggtgtcGTTGTCCAGCATGGCTTTTCCTATGCTTAGTTATCTATGCTAAACTATTTTCTTCTGTTTTGATGCCAGCAGATTTTTATTGAACATAGAATTTTGTGAACTTCATGAAATTGTTCAAACACATCAGCAGCGCATGGAGCACTGAGCATAAGGTGAGGTCGTGTAATCAACATTTTTCGACATCGCGTCCCACTCAGTTGGATCCACGTTTATCTGTCACCAAATCATCATATCAACTGAATCGATTTAATTTGAATTAAAGTGTGCTTTCAACTTGTAAATTAACTTTTAAAGTTTAAGTGCGTACttcaaaataataataatattgtAAAAACGGGTAAATAAAGAGCCACCCTAATACCCCAATTTTAATACCCTATTTACACTAGTGGTGACAGAAAGTTGAGTTATGGTTGCGTTtgttaataataatttgtttggTTTATAAAATTTTGTTAGAAACGTACGTATCGTCAAGTATCGATAGGTAACTCGATATACACAAGTATCGAACTACATTTCGGCGCTGTcatttgtatatatattccCCTCATTATCATAATATAATTTTTGAATTTAAGCTTATCGCTATCTAGTTAGTGCCTAGTTACAAATATTTTACTCCCATTGGGACATGCAATGAATAGTTGCGACTTAACGATGAGAAATACGACTTTCGATTGGATTCAGTTAGGGTAGTCGATGTAGATAAACGAACTAAATATAATTAGCTTAAAAGCGTAATTTTCCAAATATTTATCATACGTAGCAACTCTGAAACTACCGCAAACATAGAGGCGACAAAGAACCGTTGAATTTTTCtgcatgcgtgtgtgtgtgtgtgcgcagGACCGATGTTTAATTTCATGTCATGTCTATTTTTACTGGCTTAAACATGTGGCAGTTCGATGAGGTATGATACCTAAACCAAAGACCGCCACGAGTTTGTATACGATTGTCTTGTTTCATTGCCAGGGCAAGTGTCACATCTGCCAGCGTGTATTCTGTTGCGGTAAATGCCGCAATAAGCATCAGTTCAAAACCCACGCCATTGCAGTGAGAGAGCCGCTTGCTATGGCTAATGCTATCGGCATAGTCGAACATAAAATGAAAATGGAGTCGGGACTGACTACTATCTACGTGTTCTGTCCGATATGCGAGCGCAAGCCCCTTGTGCTGTGTGAGGAAATCTATGCGGAGCTATTGGCGCACATCGAGACCGCCCACCTACCGCTGCGATGTCGCAAGTGTTTTCGCAACTACACGAAGATCAACGATCTGCAAGAGTTCAGCAAGTGCGTGGATATGCGACAGGActgcagtggcagcagcagcgatctAACTGCCAATACGGAATCATCCAAAGTGACTGTAAAGCAGGCGCTGGCTATGGTACCCGCTTCGGGTGCGCCAATGTGCACCACCATCTCCACCCAGACCTCGCCGGGCTTGACGCCCATTTCGTTGATCAATATGCGCTGGAAGGCCAAGAGTCGTGTCACCCACGACGAACTGATAGGCGATAGTGTCTCCTCCATCAGGAATATCTCATCCATCAGTAATGGATCATCGATTAGGCGCAGTATCGGTCAGCTGGCAAACCTGCATGAAACCGTAGAAAAGGGGAAGATAATTCGATCCACTTCAACCCCCGTCCAGTTGGAGTCGATGTTTGCCAAGCCCAAGGAGCCGCTCACCTTCAATGCCTCCAATGGGGGACACGTGTCGAGCATCTATCAGGAGGAGCCGAGCCCGGCCCTTGAGGGAAATCCgatccagcagcagctgcagcagcgtGCCTGGAAGGTGGGGGCTCGCAACAAGATAAGCGCTGTCACCCCACTCCGACAGGTCATGTCCAAGAGCATTCAGAAAGCCTTTGTCGAGCATGGAGCAATGCTGGTTCCTCCCCCGACCGGCCTTATCCAGCGGCGAGTTCGTCTCGATCTCAGCGATAACAATAGCTACTCGGCCGATGGGGGAGCAGCTGGATCATCTGCTTTAGATTTGCGCCTTTCGCCCGTCGTTCGACGAACTCAAAGTGAGAGCTCTTCCTCGGAGACGAATTCCTTGTCGCATCCTCATGAGGTTTACAGGAGGCCATATCTGCTCTCGGCCCAAAAACTGACCACAGAGTCGATTATCATTACCAGGACCATGCCCTCGAGCATTGGTGAGAGTAGCGGGTCCACCGTTTACAATTCCTGCGAGAGTGTGGAGATCATCCGATCCACCTCGGAGTCGGCGGAGGTTCATGTGCCGCCCATTACACCAATCACCAGAGTTACTGGCGCTGCCATTAATAAGAAGCAAATTAAATTTGAGACACCGTACAAGAGCCAGGAAGTAGCCTTCCAGAATGGGGAGGAGGACAGTAAGGATACATTCTACACTCCGAATGCTGGCACGCCGGAGCGTCTAGAGCGGCGTAGGCAGCCGATTGTACCGCGCCAGATAAGCGGGGAGTTCTCGCCCGCCATCAAGAAGGAGAAGTCTATGGCATCCATGTATCGCAGTTCACCGCCACCGGAACGTCTCAGAGCTCGTCCGCCGCTGCGAGATTGCTACAAGCTGGGAACCTTCAGTGGGGTCCAGGACCTGCCAGTGGGTCAAAGTCCTGGGGTGGAGGAAGATGAAGATGAAGAGGTCTTTTTGCCAACCAATGCCTCCACACGAAAAGATAAGAAGCAGGATCAGGGCACAGGACGCCTCTGGTCCATAATGAGCTCCATGATGCGACTGCCGGCCACATTGCGAGGCGACAAGTACGACAAGGAGAACAATGGATCATCTGGCTCCCTGATCAGACGTTGCGCCTCGATAGCAGGCTCTCTTGTGCGCACTTCGACGCAAGCTACGGATGATGTGCAGCCCTTGAAGCGGAAGCGCACTCAGACACTGGATAATCAGTATTACAATTCCATGTCGCCGTCCAGTTCG
The Drosophila miranda strain MSH22 chromosome XL, D.miranda_PacBio2.1, whole genome shotgun sequence genome window above contains:
- the LOC108161507 gene encoding activating signal cointegrator 1 complex subunit 2, which produces MLDNDTSNNNCNPHKLPLGDLKFALSGQDGVKRHVPALDEHWVRREKPFGSYICLMSSYGKLKTAAALEEWTFTANNCRQDLEFLLGLSQHEFWSYMVYEESAMAAIVTFLQRANPYYRQPDVSDNSAQDKEIAQANQLYAQLLRLVVRLVMRLCTAKESASEWITPQQHSSLLYSNYLISVPLLFDLAIAVGDSEPRNVALLSQIFDSVLCIQPEYKKDLKEAVAFYESAFLSMQIQVENEGCEGAGGGVPIDGDLETPYDDVVLFALDCAYTLRLLLQLRPELVETIEELRLVQSIANFYDLTVPMLYKNIYMVNPQANSLRWLNETRQQFLGVVRDVISSQLQGGRGQQLVELLQECLSAQTFVVDYQRQYPLEHDMQMLLNRCPNVKNYKVDFVVSGYQKAVSTCLSGVMADELDSSQDVSFDGDEEEDSTPTSPLPQATSNGSTRDIDLEVSAVLDVLPDLGMGFIRSLLTRYENSEQAIAAILDDNLPPDLAEMDRQKVYVPPDPQDKLQSQTGVRHFNVCDGDRYDVLTQDKPECIIKKGKGLPGGPRNAEQLLDDKTDVKKLKERYQQYAMVEESTHDGDGGEYDDEYDDSYEALNEGQAPPVSLLRARMQAASHLASSHAAAYEIQDQEEDDDDSSDSKSEKGTVSRGGADFCENPEAIRARYQQRQMAKYGQRGSSGAQQSAAVSGAPKGQGQTQQTQRSRGQKEAHKSSRANHNRKAGAAFKRSKGMMS
- the LOC108161517 gene encoding mitosis initiation protein fs(1)Ya, which translates into the protein MSIFTGLNMWQFDEGKCHICQRVFCCGKCRNKHQFKTHAIAVREPLAMANAIGIVEHKMKMESGLTTIYVFCPICERKPLVLCEEIYAELLAHIETAHLPLRCRKCFRNYTKINDLQEFSKCVDMRQDCSGSSSDLTANTESSKVTVKQALAMVPASGAPMCTTISTQTSPGLTPISLINMRWKAKSRVTHDELIGDSVSSIRNISSISNGSSIRRSIGQLANLHETVEKGKIIRSTSTPVQLESMFAKPKEPLTFNASNGGHVSSIYQEEPSPALEGNPIQQQLQQRAWKVGARNKISAVTPLRQVMSKSIQKAFVEHGAMLVPPPTGLIQRRVRLDLSDNNSYSADGGAAGSSALDLRLSPVVRRTQSESSSSETNSLSHPHEVYRRPYLLSAQKLTTESIIITRTMPSSIGESSGSTVYNSCESVEIIRSTSESAEVHVPPITPITRVTGAAINKKQIKFETPYKSQEVAFQNGEEDSKDTFYTPNAGTPERLERRRQPIVPRQISGEFSPAIKKEKSMASMYRSSPPPERLRARPPLRDCYKLGTFSGVQDLPVGQSPGVEEDEDEEVFLPTNASTRKDKKQDQGTGRLWSIMSSMMRLPATLRGDKYDKENNGSSGSLIRRCASIAGSLVRTSTQATDDVQPLKRKRTQTLDNQYYNSMSPSSSSKRYRIRPREPIERMRQT